From Hydractinia symbiolongicarpus strain clone_291-10 chromosome 12, HSymV2.1, whole genome shotgun sequence, one genomic window encodes:
- the LOC130622720 gene encoding uncharacterized protein LOC130622720, whose amino-acid sequence MGKEDEESQSVAKNSVKVTPLFSIVWFKEVIMKNYILLLFTLPYFYCELIHKSSLKNTIDSPQEYQDKIKKLIEELDTDFTKYWTYKDLFNKPEHLGVSSERVQRALKNLGNEKRLKRLLIKALNGEKIRLVTIGGSITKGAPFAEKGNGYRVYFNAIRNWWNRIFTPLTRSRMASRSISIGGVGTDYFSYCLNTHLREDEKPKLILWELSANDRGRYDDKPFPTGQPLEQFTRNVLNRISQPALLYIHFFRGHDYLDGKCKNLEGEGGDVVARHYNIASISWRNFVCQSMKDRVELFLAKNTFSYDQLHPSILGHAQMAFLIINHLKNSFLRMLKSHALNVPSLALFQQQTFIQGDITLPKPLYHETTFNKPLCFTYFRYNDYEPNNTLAVNIIRHDDFKLNIFKKFKIRTDKLGGMQTYLAEQLLQVAIQLPAPYARLVAITHAGTGNGQVWLDQDTPVLINSDKYTMGSKVDLITTNVNAGNHTLNVLSMKNGFAFCGIAVL is encoded by the coding sequence ATGGGGAAAGAAGATGAAGAATCGCAAAGCGTAGCAAAAAACTCTGTGAAAGTGACACCATTATTTAGTATTGTGTGGTTCAAAGAAGTTATTATGAAGAATTATATACTCCTCTTATTTACACTACCCTATTTTTATTGCGAACTAATCCACAAATCATCACTTAAAAATACTATTGATAGTCCACAAGAATAtcaagacaaaataaaaaagttaattgaaGAACTTGATACAGATTTTACAAAATATTGGACATATAAAGATTTATTTAACAAGCCTGAACACCTGGGTGTCTCATCTGAACGTGTCCAGAGAGCGttaaaaaatttaggaaacGAGAAACGCCTGAAGAGGTTGCTCATAAAAGCATTGAACGGAGAAAAAATCAGACTGGTCACTATTGGTGGCTCTATTACCAAAGGAGCTCCGTTCGCTGAAAAAGGGAACGGTTATAGAGTGTATTTTAATGCAATACGTAATTGGTGGAACAGAATATTCACTCCTTTAACCAGATCGAGGATGGCTTCTAGAAGCATTTCCATTGGTGGTGTAGGGACTGATTATTTTTCGTATTGCTTGAACACACATTTACGTGAAGACGAAAAACCTAAGTTAATCTTATGGGAACTGTCAGCGAACGACAGAGGACGATACGACGATAAACCGTTTCCCACGGGGCAACCTTTAGAACAATTCACACGAAATGTTTTGAATCGCATCTCACAACCGGCATTGCTGTATATACATTTCTTCCGCGGTCACGATTATTTGGACGGTAAGTGCAAAAATTTAGAAGGTGAAGGTGGAGACGTGGTGGCAAGACACTACAACATTGCGTCGATTAGTTGGCGCAACTTTGTTTGTCAAAGTATGAAAGACAGAGTTGAACTTTTCCTTGCCAAGAACACGTTCTCCTATGACCAACTGCATCCAAGCATCTTGGGTCATGCTCAGATGGCATTTCTCATCATAAACCATCTAAAGAACAGCTTCCTCCGCATGTTGAAATCGCATGCTTTAAACGTTCCTTCTCTAGCATTATTCCAGCAACAGACATTTATACAAGGTGATATAACATTGCCAAAACCACTCTACCATGAGACCACATTCAATAAACCATTATGCTTCACATATTTCCGATATAACGACTACGAACCAAACAATACGCTGGCAGTAAATATCATAAGACACGATGATTTCAaattaaacatatttaaaaaattcaaaatacggACTGACAAACTAGGAGGAATGCAAACATATCTCGCAGAACAGTTATTACAAGTCGCAATCCAATTACCTGCTCCCTACGCACGTTTAGTTGCTATAACACATGCGGGGACAGGCAACGGACAAGTATGGTTGGATCAAGATACACCTGTTCTTATAAACAGTGACAAATATACAATGGGATCCAAAGTGGATTTAATCACAACGAATGTCAACGCTGGTAATCATACTTTGAATGTGCTGTCTATGAAAAATGGATTTGCATTCTGTGGAATCGCTGTCTTATGA